AGCAGCAGCTTCTGACCTTGATGCGGACCCGCCACCCCGAGAAGTTTGGGTCATTGGCGTCGGTACCATGACCACGCGATGAGCGGGGTCTTCGCCTATTCGAATCCGCGCGTCATCCACTGGGGGCCGGGCTCGATCGCGCAACTTGGGCCGGCGCTGGAGCGCGTGGAGGCGACTCGCATCGCGCTGATCACCACGCGATCCCTGATGGCTGAACAGCGGTCGATCAACGCCGTTCGCCAGGCGCTGGGCGGCGCCGAGGCTAGGGTGACCGCGGCCATCGGCCAGCATGCGCCGGTCGAGGACGTGGAGGCCGCGGTGCAGCGCGCGGGCGACGCGGATGTGAACGCGGTCGTGAGCTTCGGTGGGGGCAGCGCAATCGACGCGGCCAAGATGGTCGCCGTGCGGCTGGCCGACCGCGGCGGCCCGGCCGATCGCGGCCTCCCCCACTTCGCGATCCCGACAACACTGTCGGTCGCCGAGCTCGCCTCCGGCGCAGGCTTTACCGACGCGTCGGGCAACAAGGCCGGGATGCGCGATCCCCGCCTGCTGCCGGACGGCGTGATCTACGACGCCGCGCTCACGCTGGCGACACCCATGCGACTGTGG
The bacterium DNA segment above includes these coding regions:
- a CDS encoding maleylacetate reductase; its protein translation is MSGVFAYSNPRVIHWGPGSIAQLGPALERVEATRIALITTRSLMAEQRSINAVRQALGGAEARVTAAIGQHAPVEDVEAAVQRAGDADVNAVVSFGGGSAIDAAKMVAVRLADRGGPADRGLPHFAIPTTLSVAELASGAGFTDASGNKAGMRDPRLLPDGVIYDAALTLATPMRLWLSTGIRALDHAVEGILAEGEHAFSDVMALEAVRRLFGSLPRALAAPSDTGIRTENQLAAWFSFTLPAQSASGLSHVMGKQIGARFGIPHGVTSCLLLPHVMRYLARSRPERMRLLASATGADPAGKVQGLIASLGLPHHIAEYGLGEPELHRAADELAGRYPAEDLLAIYQAAL